The Hymenobacter baengnokdamensis genome includes a region encoding these proteins:
- a CDS encoding NADPH-dependent F420 reductase gives MKIGIIGAGHIGSALAGRLTRLGHAVRIANSRGPETLTSVAQKTGATPATAREAARFGELIVVTIPLINIPDLPKDLFEGVPAEVPVIDTSNYYPLLRDGHLPELESGFLTESEWVQQHLNRPVVKVFNNILADHLEKAGQPAGTPGRIALPVAGDEAAAKQKVMALVEELGFDALDGGRLHESWRQQPGTPAYCTDMSAAELRQSLASLGTERTPAQHAQFLANHAEQEQHMAAQGIKLK, from the coding sequence ATGAAAATCGGAATCATTGGGGCCGGCCACATCGGCAGCGCCCTCGCGGGGCGGCTCACCCGCCTTGGTCACGCTGTGCGCATTGCCAACTCGCGCGGCCCCGAAACGCTTACGAGCGTGGCCCAGAAAACCGGCGCCACTCCCGCCACGGCCCGCGAGGCGGCTCGCTTCGGCGAGCTCATCGTGGTGACCATTCCCCTGATAAATATCCCTGACCTGCCCAAAGACCTGTTTGAAGGCGTGCCGGCTGAGGTGCCCGTGATTGACACCAGCAACTACTATCCGCTGCTGCGCGACGGCCACCTGCCCGAGCTGGAAAGCGGCTTCCTGACCGAGAGCGAGTGGGTGCAGCAGCACCTGAACCGGCCGGTAGTGAAGGTATTCAACAACATTCTGGCCGACCATCTCGAAAAAGCGGGGCAGCCTGCCGGCACGCCCGGCCGCATTGCCCTGCCCGTGGCCGGCGACGAGGCCGCCGCCAAGCAAAAGGTAATGGCCCTGGTTGAGGAGCTGGGCTTCGATGCTCTGGACGGCGGCCGGCTGCACGAGTCGTGGCGGCAGCAGCCCGGCACGCCGGCGTACTGCACCGATATGTCCGCTGCCGAGCTGCGGCAAAGCCTGGCCAGCCTCGGCACCGAGCGCACGCCCGCGCAACACGCCCAGTTCCTGGCCAACCACGCCGAGCAGGAGCAGCACATGGCGGCCCAAGGCATTAAGCTGAAGTAA